The Humulus lupulus chromosome 3, drHumLupu1.1, whole genome shotgun sequence genome window below encodes:
- the LOC133821935 gene encoding uncharacterized protein LOC133821935, with protein sequence MVCVRERDSERVLKSSSSSVSMALGPERTKPLHNFDLPCLKWGSQKYLRCMREVSNGGAGGRSDRRSDVTRFQSSLGNRRRESEPERRKFRAPKPVFLDNDGKEGIAAMGEKILLEIKTVSEKLKDKFLAEGDAEAEKQSAAMPPRKLRARKVPSAQEVEEAGKCSGIEEMKANCSPLRSEANNGVKLTRLVRGLPPPENKERVKFSVPLSKKEIEEDFMELFGHKPPRRPKKRPRNVQRQLDYLFPGLYLNEITTDTYKVPDDPETGKR encoded by the exons ATGGTTTGCGTGCGGGAGCGTGACTCAGAGCGAGTGTTGAAGTCGTCGTCTTCGTCGGTTTCCATGGCGCTGGGTCCGGAGAGAACGAAGCCTCTTCACAATTTCGATCTGCCGTGTTTGAAATGGGGGAGTCAGAAGTACCTCCGGTGCATGAGAGAGGTTTCAAACGGCGGCGCCGGCGGTAGGAGTGATCGGCGATCTGATGTCACGAGATTTCAGAGCTCTTTGGGAAATCGTCGGAGGGAATCTGAGCCAGAGAGACGTAAGTTTCGGGCTCCGAAACCGGTATTTCTGGATAATGACGGCAAAGAAGGGATCGCGGCGATGGGGGAGAAAATCCTCTTGGAGATCAAAACGGTGTCGGAGAAGTTAAAGGACAAGTTTTTAGCGGAGGGAGATGCTGAAGCCGAGAAGCAATCTGCTGCGATGCCGCCGCGGAAGCTCAGGGCAAGAAAGGTTCCGTCTGCTCAGGAGGTTGAAGAAGCAGGTAAGTGCTCGGGAATTGAAGAGATGAAGGCGAATTGCTCGCCGTTGAGGAGTGAGGCGAACAATGGGGTGAAGTTGACGAGGCTGGTCAGAGGGTTACCGCCACCGGAGAATAAAGAGAGAGTCAAGTTCTCGGTGCCGCTCTCGAAGAAGGAGATCGAGGAGGATTTCATGGAGCTATTTGGCCACAAGCCTCCTCGCCGGCCCAAGAAGCGGCCAAGGAACGTTCAAAGACAATTGGAT TATCTGTTTCCGGGTCTGTATTTAAACGAGATTACAACAGACACGTACAAAGTTCCCGATGACCCTGAAACCGGCAAG AGATAG